One Janthinobacterium sp. TB1-E2 genomic region harbors:
- a CDS encoding S41 family peptidase, protein MMGKLKNTGLIGLGVVAGVAVSLQFSAMAQKTVEPPLPLEELRQLADVFGLIKSDYVEPVEDKKLLEDAISGMVASLDPHSAYLDKKAYAELREGSEGKFVGLGIEIGLSEDGYIKIVSPIEDSPAYRAGIKAGDLITRLDGQPVKGVSLDDNVKRMRGEPGTKVSLTIARKDEAQPLAFTITREEIHQKSVKAKMVEPGYAWLRVSQFQEPTVDDMAAQITALYQQDPNIKGMVLDLRNDPGGVLQGAIGVSAAFLPKDAAIVSTNGQLPDSKQVFYGRAEYYTFRSEGDALAKLPAAIKKVPLVVLVNTGSASASEIVAGALQDYKRATIIGTQTFGKGSVQTIRQLTADTAVKLTTARYYTPNGRSIQAKGIVPDLLVDENADGDGLNGLRIREADLTKHLSNDRDKESTKAAPVNDEMEEQLRIIALEKTRKPLEFGSKDDFQLHQALNHLKGLPVQLAKTEPVVVQADVKKEQKK, encoded by the coding sequence ATGATGGGCAAACTCAAAAATACCGGCTTGATCGGCCTGGGCGTGGTGGCCGGCGTCGCCGTGTCGCTGCAATTTTCCGCCATGGCGCAAAAGACCGTCGAGCCGCCCCTGCCGCTGGAAGAGCTGCGACAGCTGGCCGACGTGTTTGGCCTGATCAAGTCCGATTACGTCGAGCCCGTCGAAGACAAGAAACTGCTGGAAGACGCCATTTCCGGCATGGTTGCCTCGCTCGACCCCCATTCCGCCTACCTGGACAAGAAAGCCTACGCCGAGCTGCGCGAAGGCTCCGAAGGCAAGTTCGTCGGCCTGGGCATTGAAATTGGCCTCAGCGAAGACGGCTACATCAAGATCGTCTCGCCCATCGAGGATTCGCCCGCCTACCGCGCCGGCATCAAGGCCGGCGACCTGATCACCCGCCTCGATGGCCAGCCCGTGAAAGGCGTCAGCCTCGACGACAACGTCAAGCGCATGCGCGGCGAACCGGGCACCAAGGTGTCGCTGACCATTGCCCGCAAGGATGAAGCGCAGCCGCTGGCCTTCACCATCACGCGCGAGGAAATCCATCAAAAAAGCGTGAAGGCGAAGATGGTCGAGCCGGGCTACGCCTGGCTGCGCGTGTCGCAATTCCAGGAACCAACCGTCGACGACATGGCCGCGCAGATCACGGCGCTATATCAACAAGATCCGAACATCAAGGGCATGGTGCTCGACCTGCGCAACGATCCGGGCGGCGTGCTGCAGGGCGCCATCGGCGTCTCGGCCGCCTTCCTGCCGAAGGACGCGGCCATCGTCTCGACCAACGGCCAGCTGCCGGACTCGAAACAGGTGTTCTACGGCCGCGCCGAATACTATACTTTCCGCTCGGAAGGCGACGCGCTGGCGAAATTACCGGCCGCCATCAAGAAAGTACCGCTGGTGGTGCTCGTCAACACGGGGTCGGCCTCGGCCTCGGAAATCGTCGCCGGCGCCCTGCAGGATTACAAGCGCGCCACCATCATCGGCACGCAAACCTTCGGCAAGGGTTCCGTGCAAACCATCCGCCAGCTGACAGCCGACACGGCCGTCAAGCTGACGACGGCCCGCTACTACACGCCGAACGGCCGCTCGATCCAGGCCAAAGGTATCGTGCCCGACCTGCTGGTCGATGAAAATGCGGATGGCGACGGCTTGAACGGCTTGCGCATCCGCGAAGCGGACCTGACCAAGCACCTGAGCAACGACCGCGACAAGGAAAGCACCAAGGCCGCCCCCGTCAACGACGAGATGGAAGAGCAATTGCGCATCATCGCCCTGGAAAAGACCCGCAAGCCGCTGGAATTTGGCAGCAAGGACGATTTCCAGTTGCACCAGGCGCTCAATCACCTGAAGGGCTTGCCGGTGCAACTGGCCAAGACCGAACCGGTGGTGGTGCAGGCCGACGTCAAGAAAGAGCAGAAGAAGTAA
- a CDS encoding M13 family metallopeptidase: MNRYLLSSLTLTLLAAFAHAAEPVSAAAAPTVASGAAPAAAGVVSGIDVQYIDPAVRVQDDFFTHLNGKWLATAEIPADKSSWGSFAKLRDDTTPQLRGIIESTQQDKNKKAGSEAQKISDLYASYMDEAKLDALGTKPLAGELNRIRSLRDKKGVPALIAHLSQTGVSTPYAVYVGQDARASTKYAAYVSQSGLGMPDRDYYLEAKQAGVKEKYQAHVEKMLAMAGDKNAAARAKAVVALETALAEVQWTKVENRDPVKRYNKTDINKLNDLTPGYDLKSGLAALGIANKVDYVIVNQPSYLAGYNKVLASADLDTVKAYFEWQLLRSYASYLSKNFVDESFAFYGTVLSGVTENQPRWKRGVGAVEGVLGEAVGKLYVAQYFPAERKAHMQELVKNVLAAYKDSIDTLDWMSPETKKEAQAKLAKFTPKIAYPNKWRDYSKLQIVPGDLVGNMMRAANFGSARQVAKLGKPIDREEWGMTPQTVNAYYSSTMNEIVFPASILQPPFFDANADDAVNYGAIGAVIGHEISHGFDDKGSQSDGDGNLRDWWTPADRKNFAAKADALTKQYDGYSPLPGYHVNGALTLGENIADNSGVAIAYKAYKISLGGKPAPVLDGLTGDQRFYMGFGQVWRSKMREAQQIVQIKTDPHSPGQYRANGTMVNQPGFYEAFGVKPGDKMYVAPENRVIIW, from the coding sequence GTGAATCGCTATCTCTTGAGCAGTCTGACCCTGACCCTGTTGGCTGCGTTTGCCCATGCCGCCGAACCCGTATCCGCCGCTGCCGCTCCGACCGTGGCCTCAGGCGCCGCGCCTGCCGCCGCTGGCGTCGTTTCCGGCATCGATGTGCAGTACATCGACCCCGCCGTGCGCGTGCAGGACGATTTCTTCACCCATTTGAACGGCAAGTGGCTGGCGACGGCCGAGATCCCTGCCGACAAGTCGAGCTGGGGTTCGTTCGCCAAGCTGCGCGATGACACGACGCCGCAATTGCGCGGCATCATCGAATCGACGCAACAGGACAAAAACAAGAAGGCCGGTTCCGAAGCGCAGAAAATCAGCGACCTGTACGCCAGCTACATGGATGAAGCCAAGCTCGATGCGCTGGGCACGAAGCCGCTGGCCGGCGAACTGAACCGCATCCGCTCGCTGCGCGACAAGAAAGGCGTGCCGGCCCTGATCGCCCACCTGAGCCAGACGGGCGTGTCGACTCCCTATGCCGTCTACGTGGGCCAGGATGCGCGTGCCTCGACGAAATATGCGGCATATGTCAGCCAAAGCGGCCTGGGTATGCCAGACCGCGATTACTACCTGGAAGCCAAGCAGGCTGGCGTCAAGGAAAAATACCAGGCGCACGTGGAAAAAATGCTGGCCATGGCCGGCGACAAGAACGCCGCGGCGCGCGCCAAGGCGGTTGTTGCGCTGGAAACGGCCCTGGCCGAAGTGCAATGGACCAAGGTCGAGAACCGCGACCCCGTCAAACGCTACAACAAGACCGACATCAATAAGCTGAACGACCTGACCCCGGGCTACGACCTGAAGTCGGGCCTGGCCGCGCTCGGTATCGCCAACAAGGTCGATTACGTCATCGTCAACCAGCCAAGCTACCTGGCCGGCTACAACAAGGTGCTTGCGTCCGCCGACCTGGACACCGTGAAAGCGTATTTCGAATGGCAGTTGCTGCGCAGCTATGCCAGCTACCTGTCGAAAAACTTCGTCGATGAAAGCTTTGCCTTTTACGGCACGGTACTCAGCGGCGTGACGGAAAACCAGCCGCGCTGGAAGCGTGGCGTGGGCGCCGTCGAAGGCGTGCTGGGCGAAGCCGTCGGCAAACTGTATGTCGCGCAATATTTCCCGGCAGAGCGCAAGGCGCACATGCAGGAACTGGTGAAAAACGTGCTGGCCGCCTACAAGGACAGCATCGATACCCTGGACTGGATGAGCCCGGAGACCAAGAAGGAAGCGCAAGCCAAGCTGGCCAAGTTCACGCCGAAGATCGCGTATCCGAACAAATGGCGCGATTATTCGAAGCTGCAAATCGTCCCGGGCGACCTGGTGGGCAACATGATGCGTGCCGCCAACTTCGGCTCCGCGCGCCAGGTGGCCAAGCTGGGCAAACCGATCGACCGCGAAGAGTGGGGCATGACGCCGCAAACGGTGAACGCCTATTACAGCTCGACGATGAATGAAATCGTCTTCCCCGCCTCCATCCTGCAGCCGCCGTTCTTTGACGCCAACGCGGATGACGCCGTCAACTATGGCGCCATCGGCGCCGTCATCGGCCATGAAATCAGCCATGGCTTCGACGACAAGGGCAGCCAGTCCGATGGCGACGGCAACCTGCGCGACTGGTGGACCCCGGCCGACCGCAAGAATTTTGCGGCCAAGGCCGACGCGCTGACCAAGCAGTACGACGGCTACAGCCCATTGCCTGGCTACCACGTCAACGGTGCGCTGACACTGGGCGAAAACATTGCCGACAACTCGGGCGTGGCGATCGCCTATAAAGCCTATAAAATCTCGCTGGGTGGCAAGCCGGCGCCCGTGCTGGACGGTTTGACGGGCGACCAGCGCTTCTACATGGGCTTTGGCCAAGTGTGGCGCAGCAAGATGCGCGAAGCGCAGCAGATCGTGCAGATCAAGACCGATCCCCATTCGCCGGGCCAGTACCGCGCCAATGGCACCATGGTCAACCAGCCAGGTTTTTATGAAGCGTTTGGCGTGAAACCGGGCGACAAGATGTATGTCGCGCCGGAAAACCGTGTGATCATCTGGTAA
- a CDS encoding M13 family metallopeptidase codes for MNRYLLSALTLSLLAGVSGMAGAADSAKKAAAAPATAVAAAALTSGIAVEYVDPAVRAQDDLFQHLNGKWLAETVIPADKSSWGSFAKLADDTQTQLRGIVEGAAADKARAAGSNAQKIGDFYNSFMDEAKLESLGLTPLNAELAKIAALQDKAELPAVIAHFSKLGVTSPYDFGIHQDAKDSTKYVADIVQSGLGLPDRDYYLEEGKADTRAKYLAHVEKMLSLAGDANAAANAKAILALETELAKAQWSNVQNRDPVKTYNKVELAKLASVAPGYDWARYLKDTGIAGKVNYVIVSQPSYLKGFAEIANKTPLETWKAYFQWHLLHANAGYLPKAYVDENFAFYGTTLTGVTEMRPRWKRGVGAVEGALGEAVGQLYVEQYFPAERKVRMEALVKNLMTAYKQSIDKLDWMSPVTKKQAQIKLAKFTTKIGYPNKWRDYSGLTVAPDDLIGNIQRSHLLNYNRELNKLGQPIDRDEWGMTPQTVNAYYNPELNEIVFPAAILQAPFFDANADDAVNYGAIGGVIGHEISHGFDDQGAQYDGDGNLRDWWTKADHKNFAKKTKQLVAQYNGFSPVKGHFVNGELTLGENIADNSGVAIAYKAYKLSLNGKKAPVIDGFTGEQRFYAGFAQVWRMKMREAQQLVLLKTDPHSPGQFRANGTMRNQPGFYQAFDVKPGDKMYLPPKDRVIMW; via the coding sequence GTGAATCGTTATTTGTTAAGTGCATTGACCCTGAGTTTGCTGGCCGGCGTGTCCGGCATGGCTGGCGCCGCTGATAGTGCCAAGAAAGCCGCCGCCGCTCCCGCCACGGCCGTCGCCGCTGCGGCGCTGACGTCGGGCATCGCCGTCGAATACGTCGACCCTGCCGTGCGCGCGCAGGACGACCTGTTCCAGCACCTGAACGGCAAATGGCTGGCGGAAACTGTCATTCCTGCCGACAAGTCGAGCTGGGGCAGCTTTGCCAAGCTGGCCGACGATACGCAAACGCAGCTGCGCGGCATCGTCGAAGGCGCTGCCGCCGACAAGGCACGCGCGGCCGGTTCGAATGCCCAGAAAATCGGTGATTTCTATAACAGCTTCATGGATGAAGCCAAGCTGGAAAGCCTGGGCCTGACGCCCTTGAACGCGGAGCTGGCGAAGATCGCCGCGCTGCAGGATAAGGCGGAATTGCCGGCCGTGATCGCCCATTTCAGCAAGCTGGGCGTGACCTCGCCTTACGACTTCGGCATCCACCAGGACGCCAAGGATTCCACCAAATACGTGGCCGACATCGTGCAAAGCGGCCTGGGCTTGCCTGACCGCGATTACTACCTGGAAGAAGGCAAGGCCGATACGCGCGCCAAATACCTGGCCCACGTGGAGAAAATGCTGAGCTTGGCTGGCGACGCGAACGCGGCCGCCAATGCCAAGGCTATCCTGGCGCTGGAAACGGAACTGGCCAAGGCGCAATGGAGCAATGTGCAGAACCGCGACCCCGTCAAAACCTACAACAAGGTGGAACTGGCGAAACTGGCCAGCGTGGCGCCAGGCTACGACTGGGCCCGCTACCTGAAGGACACGGGTATCGCCGGCAAGGTCAATTATGTGATCGTCAGCCAGCCCAGCTACCTGAAGGGCTTTGCCGAGATCGCCAACAAGACGCCGCTGGAAACGTGGAAAGCATACTTCCAGTGGCATTTGCTGCACGCGAACGCCGGCTACCTGCCGAAAGCGTATGTCGACGAAAACTTCGCGTTTTATGGCACTACCCTGACGGGCGTGACGGAAATGCGTCCGCGCTGGAAACGCGGCGTGGGCGCCGTCGAAGGCGCGCTGGGTGAAGCCGTGGGCCAGCTGTACGTGGAGCAGTATTTCCCGGCCGAGCGCAAGGTGCGCATGGAAGCGCTGGTGAAAAACCTGATGACGGCCTACAAGCAAAGCATCGACAAGCTCGACTGGATGAGCCCCGTCACCAAGAAACAGGCGCAAATCAAGCTGGCCAAGTTCACCACCAAGATCGGCTATCCGAACAAATGGCGCGATTACTCGGGCCTGACGGTGGCGCCCGACGACTTGATCGGCAACATCCAGCGTTCGCACCTGCTCAACTACAACCGCGAGCTGAACAAGCTGGGCCAGCCGATCGACCGCGACGAGTGGGGCATGACGCCGCAGACCGTGAACGCTTATTACAATCCTGAGCTGAACGAAATCGTCTTCCCGGCCGCCATCCTGCAAGCACCGTTCTTCGACGCCAACGCGGACGATGCCGTCAATTATGGCGCCATCGGCGGCGTGATCGGCCATGAAATCAGCCACGGCTTCGACGACCAGGGCGCCCAGTACGACGGCGACGGTAATTTGCGCGACTGGTGGACCAAGGCTGACCATAAAAACTTCGCCAAGAAAACCAAGCAGCTGGTGGCGCAGTACAACGGCTTCAGCCCGGTGAAAGGCCACTTCGTCAACGGCGAACTGACCCTGGGCGAGAACATCGCCGACAATTCCGGCGTGGCAATCGCGTACAAAGCATACAAATTGTCGCTGAACGGCAAGAAAGCCCCCGTCATCGACGGTTTCACGGGTGAACAGCGCTTCTACGCGGGCTTTGCTCAAGTCTGGCGCATGAAGATGCGTGAAGCGCAGCAACTGGTCTTGCTGAAAACGGACCCGCACTCGCCAGGCCAGTTCCGTGCCAACGGCACCATGCGCAACCAGCCCGGCTTCTATCAAGCCTTCGACGTGAAACCGGGCGACAAGATGTATCTGCCGCCGAAAGACCGCGTCATCATGTGGTAA
- a CDS encoding c-type cytochrome produces the protein MSDAHNEQQSAIKTPKQLLAAVAGFFLVTVIGIILLVQFVTAQKLTGAGTDSQSPEAIAERLSPVANAGFTFKDASGPKVLQSGEAVYTATCVACHGAGVAGAPKFGDAGGWSARLAQGYDTVLKHAIEGLRAMPAKGGNPDLDDVEVARAVVYIANASGGKFKEPEVPAPAAAADGAAPAAEPAK, from the coding sequence ATGAGCGACGCACATAACGAACAACAATCAGCGATCAAAACGCCTAAACAATTGCTTGCCGCCGTAGCTGGCTTCTTCCTCGTCACCGTCATCGGCATCATCCTGCTGGTGCAGTTCGTCACGGCGCAAAAACTGACGGGCGCCGGTACGGACAGCCAGTCGCCGGAAGCCATTGCCGAGCGCTTGAGTCCGGTTGCCAATGCTGGCTTTACCTTCAAGGATGCCAGCGGTCCGAAAGTGCTACAAAGCGGCGAAGCCGTCTACACGGCCACCTGCGTGGCTTGCCATGGCGCCGGCGTGGCCGGTGCACCGAAATTTGGCGACGCGGGCGGCTGGTCTGCCCGTCTGGCCCAGGGCTACGATACAGTCCTGAAACACGCCATCGAAGGCTTGCGCGCGATGCCGGCCAAGGGCGGCAATCCGGACCTCGACGATGTGGAAGTGGCGCGCGCCGTCGTCTACATCGCCAACGCGTCGGGCGGCAAGTTCAAGGAACCGGAAGTGCCGGCACCGGCCGCGGCCGCTGATGGCGCTGCTCCTGCAGCCGAGCCTGCCAAATAA
- a CDS encoding DNA glycosylase AlkZ-like family protein, translating to MAQAHGTARGRTYTLAAGLYRADGDKAAYTRQMGFSGLQQEQMVLSYVQQHGSVRRAEVAELCRLTSLQAKNLLKRLRESGQLLQRGERRTAYYVPNDGTTSL from the coding sequence TTGGCGCAGGCACATGGTACGGCCCGTGGCCGGACGTACACCTTGGCCGCTGGTTTGTACCGTGCTGACGGTGATAAAGCCGCCTATACACGGCAAATGGGATTCAGCGGTCTTCAGCAGGAACAAATGGTTTTGAGCTATGTACAGCAACATGGTTCGGTGCGGCGTGCCGAGGTGGCTGAGCTATGCCGCTTGACTTCGCTGCAGGCGAAAAATTTGCTGAAACGTTTGCGAGAGTCTGGCCAACTTCTGCAGCGAGGTGAGCGCCGCACTGCATATTATGTGCCAAATGATGGCACGACATCGCTTTAA